In Apium graveolens cultivar Ventura chromosome 10, ASM990537v1, whole genome shotgun sequence, the following are encoded in one genomic region:
- the LOC141693460 gene encoding uncharacterized protein LOC141693460 codes for MVVTRGTKEADSKKKNGKANKTVATTSMKKQRRKTLLAREMDAYSMFMITDFLKRYYQNHPRSTTGLIPDDAEKCGFNEWINMSESEKASWIENVNNMKAGGKTLFQLRCEYYYLY; via the exons ATGGTGGTAACAAGAGGGACTAAGGAAGCTGATAGCAAGAA GAAAAATGGAAAAGCCAATAAG ACTGTGGCAACCACATCCATGAaaaaacaaagaagaaaaactctGTTGGCGAGAGAGATGGACGCATACTCTATGTTCAT GATTACTGACTTTCTGAAGCGTTATTACCAGAATCATCCACGCTCAACCACTGGATTG ATTCCAGATGATGCCGAAAAATGTGGATTTAATGAATGGATTAACATGAGTGAATCT GAGAAAGCTTCGTGGATTGAAAATGTCAATAATATGAAGGCTGGAGGAAAAACCCTGTTCCAGCTTCGCTGTgaatattattatctttattga